The sequence CACCAAGGCGGGCTACCGGCAGGAGGGGCTGTTCGAGCGCTACCTCGACGTCGCCGGTGCCTGGCGGGACCACTACTGCTTCGCCGTCACGCGCGAGGAGACCGGGCCTGGGCTGGTGTCCCGGCTGGTCGCGGCGGGCCGCGCCGACCACGCCTGACCGTGATTACCCACCTGGGTCAGTAGCCGCGTTACCACATGCTGTGAGATTCACCTAATCCGGTGAGGCATTTCCGTGATCGAACCCGGCGAGCCTCCGCCCGATCTGTTACTCCTGTGACTAGCGTGATTTCAGGTGAAGGATCGGGGGAGGTGACGGGAGATGCCCAGCTCCGTGATCATCGTCGCGCTCGCCGCGGCATGGCTCGTCGTTCTCGTGCCCATGGTCGCGCGCAAGCGGCAGCAGGTCGCGAGGACGACCGACTCCGCGTTGGCGGCCAGGGTCGTGCGCAGTGGTGGTGGACGCAACGAAGACCGGGAGGAATTCGCCATGTCCGACAGTCCCGAGAAGACCCGGCCCTCGGTCGAGGACGACCTCGCGGAACTGGAAGCGGACCTCGAACTCGAGGACGACTTCGAGGATCCGGAGCCCGACCCCGAACCGCTCCCGCAGCCGAAGCGCGCCTCGCGGGCGGAACGCGACCGGCCGGGCTACCGCCCCGGCCGAGGCGGCTTCGACCCCGAAGCGGCCGAGATCGCGGCCCGCGCGAAGTACGGCTTCCGGCAGCGGGTCGTCGTCATCCTGCTCGTGATCGCGGTCGCGACGGCCGCGGTGGCCGGCTTCCTCGTCCCGCTGGTCTGGTGGGGCCACGCCATCGTCGACGTCGCGCTCGTCGGGTACCTCGTGTACCTGCGCCGCCAGGTCCGCATCGAGGAGGAGATCCGGCAGCGCCGGCTCGCGCGGTTCAACAGCACGCGTGCGCCTCGTCGTGCTCCTTCGATTTCGGTGGAGGAGTCCGCTCCGGTCGAAGCGGAGGAGGACCACGCCGAGGACGTGGAGGTGGTCGAGCCGGTTCGGCGTGAGGTCGTCGAGCGTCGCCCGTCGCCGACTTCCCGGATCCGGCGCAGTGCGGTGGTCGTGGATCTCGATGACGAGGACCCGGCGTTCGAGGAGCTGGACGAGCCCGGGACCGGGCCTTATCGGCGTGCGGTGGGAGAGTGACCCCCCTGCGTGGGGTGCTCGTGGGGCACTGCTAAGCTCTACGAGCACAACCAAGGGGCTGTAGCGCAGTTGGTAGCGCGTCTCGTTCGCATCGAGAAGGTCAGGGGTTCGATTCCCCTCAGCTCCACTTCTTTCGTGAGAGAGCCCTGTTTGCCGAAAACGCAAACAGGGCTCTCTTCGTAGTGTCTTTTGGGGGTCGAATCCCCAAACCCCCGCCAAAGGGCTCCGCCCCCTGGACCCCCGGCCGTGGTCACCTTGTTCGAGTAAGCGTCAGCTCGGGTCGCGGTACTGGTGCAGCAGCTTCGTGAAGTTGCGGAGCTTCCTGATCGTGTCTTCGGCGACCGGGTCCGGGTGGAAGTGCATCACCTTGTTGCGGATCAGGCGGATCTTCTCCAAACGGGACGTGAAGGTCTGGCGGTCCAAGGGCCAGCCCAGCTTCTGCCAGATCTCCTTGTTCTCCAGGATGCGCTGGTAGTCGCCGAACGCCAGGTCGTCGAAGGACTTGATCGGTCTGCTGCAGTGCGGCTGGACGGCGGGGAGGTCCAGGCAGCGGCCCAGGATCCAGCGCAGCGTCTGGTCCAGCTCGCCCAGCAGGAAGTACGGCGTGGCCATTTCGCCGTAGCGGTGGGCGACGTCCGCGGTCGTGACGATGCCCTTGACCTCTTTGCTCTCGTTCAGCACCAGCACGAACTCGTGCTGCTGCAACGTCGGGAGGACTTCGAAGAGGTCGCGGTCGTAGGCGACCGATTCCGCGCCGACGATCGCGTCGGCGACCGTTGCCGTCGGTTTCTGGTGCAGGGCTTGGGCTATCGAGCGCCAGGTGACCGCGCCGCGGGCGTTGCGGGGGCCGCTGAGGACCGCCAGCTGGGAAAAGTCGTTGAGGAGCATCTTCGTGATCGCCTCGGCCAGCTCGCTGTTCGGGCCGACGGATGCCACGCCGTCCAGGGGCGTCAGGTTTCCCACCGTCAGGCGGACGTTGAGGTCGTCGCCGCCCTCTTCGTCCTCGGTGATCGGGGTGTCCTCGACCTCGTCGGGCGGGGTGGTCAGCGACACCATCGTGTCGAGGGTGACCGCGCGGAAGCTCGGGGACGTCACCAGCCCGTGGTTGGCCAGGTCCGCTTCGATCCGGCTGACCTGGTCGCCGCGGTCCCTCGCGCCCCAGAGGGCCAGGAGGTCGCGGACGGAGATGCGCTCGGGATCGTGCTGGTCGGCGCGGGCGCGGGCCTGGCGCAGGCGTTCGTGGACGCGCTGGCGGTCCGTGTCCTCGGAGCGGCGGTGAGCCGCGGAAATCGCGCGGTCGAGGAACTCCTGGCGGACCGTGTCCAAAAGGCGGTCTTCGTCGACCAGCACCCACGCGCGCCAGCCGTCGACCGCGCGCATGCCGGCCGCCACCATGGCCGCTCGTGAAGGGGACCGGAATTCCTCGCCGGTGGGCTCCAGGCGGATGCGGCCCTGGTCCGTCACCGTCGCTTCGAACGTGGCGCCGATGCGCTTGCGGCTGAACCTGAGCTTCGCGCCCGCCTGGATCAGGCCCGCCTCCAGCAGGTCCGAGACCATCACGCGGCGGCCGCCGATCAAGTGCATCGAACGGCCGTCTGCCGTCACCACTTCCGCAGGCCGGCGAACTTGCGCCGGGCGCCGATGGCCTGCTTGAGGACTCTCTTCTCGAGCTCCTTCGGCTGGAGGCGGTCGACGCGCGTCAGCTGCAGCTCGGTCGCGACGGCCAGCAACCCCTCGCGGTCGAGGTGCTGTGCCCGGAGGTACGCGGCGCCTTCTTCCTCGGTCTCCGTTTCCCGCAGGTGCGACGCGATGGCTGCCGCGTCGGAGTCCGGGTTCGTGGTGCTGACCGGGGGCGGTGCCTCGGGGCGGATGTCCGCCACCGGTTCGCTCACGGCGGGGCCGCCCAGGAGAGCCACGAGCCCGCCGCGCGTCAGTTTGCTGTACCCGCGCAACCGGCGTTTCTTGGCCAGCGCCCTGAGTTCGGTCACGGTCATGCTGGACAGCGAAGCCGGCTGTGGTTCCGGTGGCTGTTGCGCGCCGGTGATGGCCAGGTGCGCCTCGCCGCTGGCGATCGCCTCCAGCGTGGCCTCGTCCTGCTGGGCCAGGAATTCGAACATCCGCGCCTGCAACGCGGCCAGCTGCTTCAGGTCGTTCACCGGCGGCCGCCGGGCAGGGAGAGCGCGCCGAGGACCTCGTCGGCCAGGTGGTCGAATTCGCGGATGACTTCGTCCCGGCCGGCCACGCGCAGCATCGCCGGTACGCCGCTTTCGCCGGCGTCACCGAAGTGGCGGGGGCTGTTGCGGATCTTGCTGTTCAGCACCGGAACCCGGGAATTCAGGCGCACTTCCTCGATGTAGGCGTGCTGGGCGAGCGTCACCTGCTGCGAGTAGATCTGCACCATCGTGAAGACCACGCCGAGGATGGCGGGGTCGATCGGGCGGTGCCCTTGGGTGCCGCCGCGGTGGTTGACGAAGTCGTTGAACTGCGTGACCAGCTCGGCGCAGTTGCCCACGAGGTAGTCCAGGCCCAGCGTGGACAGGTAGTCCGCCTTCGCGGGCACGAGAACCTGTTCGCTGGCAACGATCGCGGTCTTGGTGACGATGCCGAAGTTCGGGGCGCAGTCGATGAGAACCAGGTCGTAGTCGGCGAAGTGGTCGTCGCGGAGCGCGCGCCGGAGGCAGTCGTGCAGGTCGAGGAACTTCCGCTTCGACGTCTCGATGGTGGTCGCCCCGCCCAGCCGGGCCGCGAGTTCCAGGTCGATGTCGATCAGACCCAGGTGCGACGAGATCAGGTCGAGGCGCCCGCCGGTGCCGTCGAGGACCTTGTTGACCCGCTCCGGGGTGACGACGAGGCCGGCCAGGGGCGTGTCCCGGCCCGGCACCTCGTCTTCGTACCACTGCTTGATCGTGCGGTTGTTGTCCTTGAGCTGGTGGTGCCAGTCGTCGATCGAGAAGAACGAGAACGTGAGGTTGGTCTGCGGGTCGAGGTCGAGGAGGAGGACGCGCAGGCCCCGGCTGGCGGCCACCGCGCCGAGGTTCGCGGTCAGGGTCGTCTTTCCTACGCCGCCCTTGTAGTTCATGACCGCCACTACCCGCATGCGCACTCCCCGGTGGTGTAGTCCTGAGCGCTGTTTGTAGTACAGCGCGGCCGGACCGACGACCCGCGGGAACCAACTGTCCCGGAACTGTCCAGGATCTGGCTGCTATGCAAGCGTCTTAAGCCAGTCCGAGACCACCGAGAAGTACGTCGGGGCGTTGGGGGCGTAGTTGATCGCGTGGCCGTAGCCGTCGAGGATGTACGTCTGCAGGGGGCCGGCGAAGAACGGGGCTTCCGACACGCGCAACGCTTCCGGGGAAGAGCAGTCGCTGCCCAGGGTTCCGCAGAAGTGCGGGTCGTTGCCCAGCACCAGCAGGACCGGGACGGTGATCTGCTGGGACGCCGGGGTGACCACCGTCGTCAACGTCAGGCTGTCCACCGCTTCCGTCGTCGCGAAGACGTCCTTTGTGGACTCGTCGTACGCGATCGCGGCCTCGTCGAGGGGGCCCGGGGTGTGGAACGCCGTGTAGCGGGTGCCGGGGCTCGTGGTCAGGTAGCCCGCGTCGCGGTCCGGGACGGCCGGGTCCAAGGGGGCCGGGATCATGTTGGCGAGGACCGGGATCACCGTGATCAGGTTCATCCGGTGGGTCATGCCCGTCACCAGCACGCCGTCGACGTCGTGGTAGCGGCCGGCCTCGATCATGGCCATGGCCGCGCCGATCGAGTGGCCGCCGATGATCACCCTGGGGAAGCCGGCGCGGATCGACTGGATCACCTGGTGGGCCGCCGTCGCCTGGGTCGAGGCGCTCAGCAGGGTGCTCAACGGCTTCGAGCTCGCTCCCGTTCCCAGGCGGTCCAAGGCAAGGGTCGCGATGCCCGCGTTGTTCATCGCCAGGCGGAACGAGCGGGTCTCCGGGGTGTAGCCGATGTCCCAATAGGACGCGTTGTACGTCCCGCCGGGGATCAGGACCACCACCGTGCGCGCGTTCGGCGGGGCGCACAGGCGGCCGTGCATCGTCTCGGGGAGCAGGGACAGCGTCACCGGGAAGTTCCGGTCCTCGCACGTCGCCGTGGCCGCCCGCGCGGGGGTCGGGAGCAGGGTCAGCAACAGGAAAACGGCAGCACAAACACGTAGGCGGAGCACGGGGAGTACGACCTCCAGCTAGTGACGGGGGACAGCCGTCATCGGCAGGCTGTCCGGGTAGGCGGCCGAGGTGAACTTCACGCGTACCGGGTGGCCCGGGAGCGGGACCAGCCGCCAGCGCGCGGCCACCGTGGCCACCGTGATGACGATTTCGTTCTGGGCGAAGCGGTTTCCGATGCACTGCCGGTTGCCCGCCCCGAACGGGATGAACGCGCCCTTCGGCAGTTCGGCGGCGCGTTCCGGGCTCCAGCGGCCGGGATCGAACCGGGCCGGATCGGGGAACGACGCGGGGTCGTGGTGCAGTGCGTGGGGACTGACGATCACCTCGGCGCCTTCCGGGAGGCGGACGCCGCCGAGGTCGACCTCCTCGAGGGTGCGGCGCATCAGCATCCACAGCGGGTACAGGCGCAGCACTTCGTCGACGACCTGGCGGACGTAGGCCAGCTGCCCGAGGTTTTCGGCCGTGACCGGGCGGCCGCCCAGCACCTCGTCGACCTCGGCGTGCACCCGTGCCTCCACCTCGGGGTGCCTGCCGAGCTCGTGGAACGTCCAGGACAGCGCCAGCGCGGTCGTTTCGATGCCCGCGGTGAGCAGCGTCAGCACCTCGTCCCGCGCCTGCTCGTCGGTCATGCCGGCCAGCAGCAACGTCGAGAGCAGGTCGCCGTGGTCGGTGCCGTCCGCCCGCCAGTCGCGGATCACCGCCAGCACGATTTCCCGCATCCGCGTGATCGCTTCGTCGAACCGCCGGTTCCCGGGCACCGGCAGCTTTTCGACGAACTTCGGCGACAACGCGCGAATCATTCCCTGCTGGATGATCAGGTAAATGGATCTCCGCGCTTCGGCGATCGCCTCTTTTCCCAGTTCCGTGGAGAACAGCGCCTCGCCGACGATCGTCACCGCGAGGCGCTGCATGTCCTCGTCGACCGGGCGAACCTCGCCCGCTTGCCAGGAATCGCCCATATCGGCCGCCGCGCGCCGCATGATC is a genomic window of Amycolatopsis lexingtonensis containing:
- the glpR gene encoding gephyrin-like molybdotransferase receptor GlpR, whose translation is MPSSVIIVALAAAWLVVLVPMVARKRQQVARTTDSALAARVVRSGGGRNEDREEFAMSDSPEKTRPSVEDDLAELEADLELEDDFEDPEPDPEPLPQPKRASRAERDRPGYRPGRGGFDPEAAEIAARAKYGFRQRVVVILLVIAVATAAVAGFLVPLVWWGHAIVDVALVGYLVYLRRQVRIEEEIRQRRLARFNSTRAPRRAPSISVEESAPVEAEEDHAEDVEVVEPVRREVVERRPSPTSRIRRSAVVVDLDDEDPAFEELDEPGTGPYRRAVGE
- a CDS encoding ParA family protein — encoded protein: MRVVAVMNYKGGVGKTTLTANLGAVAASRGLRVLLLDLDPQTNLTFSFFSIDDWHHQLKDNNRTIKQWYEDEVPGRDTPLAGLVVTPERVNKVLDGTGGRLDLISSHLGLIDIDLELAARLGGATTIETSKRKFLDLHDCLRRALRDDHFADYDLVLIDCAPNFGIVTKTAIVASEQVLVPAKADYLSTLGLDYLVGNCAELVTQFNDFVNHRGGTQGHRPIDPAILGVVFTMVQIYSQQVTLAQHAYIEEVRLNSRVPVLNSKIRNSPRHFGDAGESGVPAMLRVAGRDEVIREFDHLADEVLGALSLPGGRR
- a CDS encoding alpha/beta fold hydrolase; translation: MLLTLLPTPARAATATCEDRNFPVTLSLLPETMHGRLCAPPNARTVVVLIPGGTYNASYWDIGYTPETRSFRLAMNNAGIATLALDRLGTGASSKPLSTLLSASTQATAAHQVIQSIRAGFPRVIIGGHSIGAAMAMIEAGRYHDVDGVLVTGMTHRMNLITVIPVLANMIPAPLDPAVPDRDAGYLTTSPGTRYTAFHTPGPLDEAAIAYDESTKDVFATTEAVDSLTLTTVVTPASQQITVPVLLVLGNDPHFCGTLGSDCSSPEALRVSEAPFFAGPLQTYILDGYGHAINYAPNAPTYFSVVSDWLKTLA
- a CDS encoding cytochrome P450, encoding MTAPVAPGRWPFLGHTPALLRQRFAFTSSLHEHGEIVKLYLGPAPTYFVTSPRLAQEVLVTAGPKFRKGAMFDKFRPFVGNGLVLSNGDFHRRQRRLMQPAFHRDRLIAYAEIMRRAAADMGDSWQAGEVRPVDEDMQRLAVTIVGEALFSTELGKEAIAEARRSIYLIIQQGMIRALSPKFVEKLPVPGNRRFDEAITRMREIVLAVIRDWRADGTDHGDLLSTLLLAGMTDEQARDEVLTLLTAGIETTALALSWTFHELGRHPEVEARVHAEVDEVLGGRPVTAENLGQLAYVRQVVDEVLRLYPLWMLMRRTLEEVDLGGVRLPEGAEVIVSPHALHHDPASFPDPARFDPGRWSPERAAELPKGAFIPFGAGNRQCIGNRFAQNEIVITVATVAARWRLVPLPGHPVRVKFTSAAYPDSLPMTAVPRH